DNA sequence from the Excalfactoria chinensis isolate bCotChi1 chromosome 2, bCotChi1.hap2, whole genome shotgun sequence genome:
TTGCAATGATGAGAACCACAGCATAGTTGGCCATGAGACTTAACCTGAAGAGACACTTTATTCTCAAAAttatacttctgtatttttatgaaTTTCAAAATGATATTATATGATCAGTTAATAGAGAtgaaactttttgttgttgttgttgtttatttgtttattctttagGCAAGATTCTTCCACATGTCAGAGCTATGCTTGGCAAGAAAGATATACTATGGTGCTGGCCAGGAACCTCCAAGGTTCAAGGCCAACACTAGCTGCATTGGAACTTTGGGGTGTTGCACCTCACCCCTGACTTATCTTATGCTAAAGTCACAGCAGGCAATGTCAAAAAACTTGGCTTCATCACTTCActtctgctgccttcttgtATGCATGTCTGGGGGACAAAAGTAGCAATCTGCTTGTGCCAGCAAAGAGCCTTCTACACTAAGGGAGTATTTTTATCATGTACTTTTGGCTAGACTGCAGTCCCTTTACACTGTTAAAGCAACATACCTGTGATAAAATCATTAATGTACCATTTAGGTGGTACCAAGATAATCTTCCAGTATCAACTTATCACCCACCGCTGTTGAGGCTCTCAAACTTGTCTTGGCTAGGAGACAGAACCAGGTATTTGTGGTCCCACATGTTTTCTCTTTGGCTTATTCTGAAATACCTTAAACAGACCAAGTATTACACTGTCACATTTACATTCTCATGAGGTGTGTCAATATTGCACTGTTTTaaattatgttattttaaatCACTTGACATTGCTGACATTCTTGGTCCTTTTGTGCCTACGTGCTGTAGTCCTCCTCCTACTTACAGCCACAGACTTCAGTTCAGAACGTTCTTTCTAAACCTCCTGCAGGATGACATTAGCAGACCCCATCCTTCTTGTGACAGTATCACAAGActtcaaaactgcttttatGCTGTGATATGAGAACCAAATCAACATTCATATGCTGTCAGTCAGAATTTGGACTTCAAATTTACCATTGAGCTCTcagcaaaaatgtatttatttttttttttcctcaggtaTGTGATTAAACActgaattttttaatttattcttttatttatttttattttttttcctggagccAAGGTGTAATCATTAGGGCTAGTTTAAATAGCTAGAAACACCAAAAACTTCTTTTATTGTAGGTAACTGTTGAGTCTGGCTAGAGCAAGAATGATGATGAGGATCTTGCCCCTGGAATAATGGATGAACTATGGCATTTGGATGTATAGCAGGAGGTGTGGCTGCATTCAGGTGTGGTGCAAATAAGGCTGGGATATATGCAGTATGTGGCAGTAGAGAGAAATTCAGTGGGGAAGGGTGAATAGGGGTGGTGGAGACCAAGTGCAGTGGGTGTCCTGTCAGCAGAGCAGGGTGGGTGGGAATGAGGGCTGGTGCTAAGGGGGAAAGTGATATAGGGGCAAAATGTGCCTGAGAGAGGGGATGGAGGTGTGCCAGGGAGAGATGGCTGCCATGGGGGTGTACAGATGCTGAGACAGCAAAACGTTGCAGCAGTGTATGGTGTATGGTGGTGACTGTTGCATGCTGCTGAACAGGGATGGCAGGAACTGCTGGTGTTGCAGAGAAGGCAGCTGGTCCTGGGGCAGGCAAAACTTGCAGGTGTTTTGCCAGGAGTTGTTTCTGCATATGCTGCTGGGCTTGCAGCTGCAGCAACCTGTATTTGTCTACTTCCTCTGGTGAGAACATTATAGGCTGCTGCATTAAAGGAGGGGAGATGGATTTACTGTACACTTCCAGGTTGTCTACTGTGTCATTGTACTTCTGCATAGCATTATCACAAAGAGAGTCTAAACTTCCTTCTGCCCGGTTTGAGTCCATGTTTACATCATGTAGTTCTTCTTTGGTTTCTGTTGAATTAGCAACAACAGAATATCTTTTAGAGGGAAAAGCACCAGGGAAATCATTTGGTACTGGGTCACAGCTCTGTATAAAGGGTTGTACTTCATTAATGAAGAGATTGGATTGTTCCTTTATTGCTGTGTTCCTTTTTATGCTTGGGTTCTGATAGCTTGTTCCTATCTGAACAATGTCTTTAAAAAGACAATGATCATAATCAGTACCTGTTGAAAGAGCAACATGGGTTATCTCTGAATCGTCACATTTGGtttttttcacattaatttCCAACAAACTTCCACTTTGCCCTATGTCATTTTTACCAATGCTTAGCAGTTTCTCTGGCAAAGGTAACATTGCTGTGTCATCTACTGATGACGAAAACTGAAGTGCAAAGTGACTTTGTGACAGATCCTTCATTTCTCTACCAAACGTGTTTGCAAATCTCTCTGAATCGTGTGCTTGTTCCTGGATTTTCTTGGACTGCACCCTTTCTAACAGTAACTTTGCTGTCAGAgactttcttcttccacataCATCTTTTGTTGAGGTTTCTGAAGAGCAGGTTGCAAAGGCTTTTGACTGGCTGTCTACATTCAGAGATTCGTTACTCAcaatttcagcttttcctgtgtTGATGTTAGAATCTCTACATGTGTCCTCTCTTGTTTTGTTCGCATAGTTGTCATATTCGTTTGAGAAAGACCCTGCACTGCTTTCTCTTGATATTCTGCTGCAAGATGATCGTTCACTGCTTCTTGAATCTGTGGTGGAAGAACTTTTGGGGTCATTGTAGCTTCTACTGTGCACTTTGCCAAAATGGCGGTGTCTACATCTGCTGTGTTTAGAACCATCTCTGTGCTGTAAAACTTTATGTCTTGAACACTTTTGATATTTAATTGTGCCCCTCTGTGTGCAGTTTCTACTTCTGTGACTTCTAGTATGGCAAAGATAATCCTTATCTGCATCATCAGAAGTGAAAATACTgttgtgctttctgtgtttACATTTGTGCCTTTCAGCTGtcttggttttccttttgcaacAAAAAAGCGAATGATTTCTGCTGTGATTGTTCAATGTGGGACTGGAGGAACTGCTCATGTAGCTACTTGTGCTGCTAACCGAAGTATCAGAATAGCTGGAAAGTCTGTCAAAGGAGGATTTTTGAGGAGATGGGAATCTCCAACATCTTGCGTAATTTTCAtatccttcattttctgaatgcCTGCTATTCAAACCAGATTTGCAACTAAGGAAACTTCCACCAGAATCCTTTCCACTGTCACTTAtatcactgctgcagctggcaaAATTCTGAATGGATCTGCAGCCATTTTGGGTTTCATGTTTTTCCTCAGAATAAATTAAATCACACTGTTCAGTTTTAGACTTTTTAATCCTGGCCATAAAAGCAGagaatgaaatgctttcatttcttatgttctgtttttttctttcacagctaTGGAAATGATGCCTTAAAGatcttttcagtgttgttctGTGAAGACCTTTTTCTGCCATAGAATCTTTTTGTGAGACATCAAGGTAAGCAGGCACTTTGggtatattttcattcaaataatctgaaatgtatttttgacCATTTTTGTTCATCTCTTTCCCTATGTCTGActtggctttttgtttggcCTTTCTTGGATTTAGGGAATCTTTCATCTTCTTTGGTTTCAATAACTGATTATCTTGTTCATTTGACGTTTGCTTGTGTTTTATTAAACCTGAGGCTTCATTTTCATCCATAGTCTTATTTGTAGAGTGCTCTTTACAGCCTTCTTTGCTTGTTTCATGCTGTTTACCATCTCTGTGATTTAAAGAGAGTCTGAAGTCAAAATACAGTGGATTACAGCCATATGAAATACAGGGCTCAGTTTTTGTAAACAAAAGTAATTCTGTTGgccactgcagagcagtgctgccatcCTTACTCACTACATGGAGGAAAGGCAGTGCCTGGGGCTGAGCCTCTTTAACCACTGCCTCCCTTGGAAGATTTTCCATATTCCTATTTTTGATTTCTGAAGCCTCTAAAGACGTTTCTCCCTTTACCACCCTAGGACAGTCATTAATGTTGCTTGCACATGTCAGCTCAGGTGCTGGCTGTTGGGGGAGCTCAGAGAGGTGTGCGTTACTGTGCTTGTAGGTTTCTGACTGTATACAGATGCTGTGAGCTTGGTGTGAAGGTGAAATGAGAGTTTCCAACAATTGCTCAGACACATTCAGTTTGCTCTCTTGTTCTGTTTCTATTACTGAACCTGAAAAATCCAAATTTGAGAACTGCATTTTGACTTTGGAAAGTGAAGGATGAGCActaactttttcttctgtttctctaaCACTACATTTATCATTTCCTTTCAACATTTTAGGTTTCATAGCTCCATGATTTGATGCACTGTTATCCAAATTGGTTTGGTCTTGTGGAATTGGTGGCCCTTTATCTAGACTTGCTTTTACATCCTCTTCCAAATGTACACCAGAACGAAAACTCTCaagattttgctttgttttatggTTTGGGGATTCACTATAatcatttccttcttcagaatTCTCACTGAAGACTGATGCTGAGGATTCAAGCTTCAAAGGGACTTTTTTAGAGAATGAGAAAGACACTCCTGCTCTTTGAGAAGCACTGGAACTGTTTGGGAACACTTGTGAAACTTGATTTCCAAGCACATGAAGTCTTTCAGTAGATGACTGGTGCCTGCTTataagctgctgtttttccagtaTGCTGCTGGAGAAACTTTGTCCTGTACTTGTGGTGGTGCTTTGAGATTTGGTTGTGACCTTGCCACCTTTGTAGAGGAAGAATGCATCTGGTGATTGCTGCTTTTCCACAACTAATCTGGGGGTTTTAAGTGTTGGTCCACTTCCAGCAatactgtaagaaaacaaattaaaacatggTTGAATTAATTAAGTAACTAAACTAAAACAGAACTCACACTTGACAGTACCTGTCTGGTAAGGAATAGTGTTACTTGTAGGCACTTCCACTCATAACATCTGCAGAATCTCTCTTTAACAGAGAAGACAATATCCTGCTTGATTTGTGTGTCTgcatatgtatttcttttcaatgagcaaattttattttaccGTTATATTATTTCACAATAGATGATTTTGTGAAATGTTCAAGGCAATAGTAATACTATCTCCAAACATTGGTGGGGGAAAGGTCAAAAGGTGGAGTTCATCAGTATTAATGGAAACTTCAGCACTCTCATCACTACCGTTTGACTTTGTCATATTTTCTCCTCCCCTACTCtctttcaattatttttccttcttcctcaaaAACTCAGATGTTAAATTTGTGGTTTACTTTTCTTGtactttaataaaaaataaaacaacctaTTCTAAGAAAGCTTAAAAAACATGGTTTAAAAAGCAattgttgatttattttaatagatgaCTAGCTGAATTGAATTATTGGAGtaacttctgttttgtgtgtatgtgcgtgtttttttgtttgtttgtttttccattagaGATGTATACAGCCATCAGATGAATGTTTATtgtgcttttattatttaaacatGCATTTCATTAGTTACATTATCTACATGTGCTCTCAAAGCAATACTACAATATactttcatgaaaaaaaaaaaaaaaggttaaaaaaatgGAACCAGCATCAGTAAACAAGgtgattaaaaaatatgaaatattttaatcaaattTGAGTAAGTTGCAATTTCCAGATCTCCATAGAAGTTATAAATAGTCTGGCATGTTTTAGATATGCTGTAAAAAAGCATTGATCTCCAGCAGTGGGAGTAACATAAAGACTCCCTGGGGTAGGTTCACCTCAGAATATGAGATTATGCATGcgtttctgaaaataaatttgcatTTGCCACAAATTTAGCATCAGGGAATACAAATCCATCTCCATTTGTAGatcaagaagaaattctgtctCGTACAAAGTTAATAAAGAGATCCTTTGCAA
Encoded proteins:
- the ZNF804B gene encoding zinc finger protein 804B isoform X3, coding for MWLQSHGKMKRNRKKHSSGSTSSQSYGNSQDGNIAGSGPTLKTPRLVVEKQQSPDAFFLYKGGKVTTKSQSTTTSTGQSFSSSILEKQQLISRHQSSTERLHVLGNQVSQVFPNSSSASQRAGVSFSFSKKVPLKLESSASVFSENSEEGNDYSESPNHKTKQNLESFRSGVHLEEDVKASLDKGPPIPQDQTNLDNSASNHGAMKPKMLKGNDKCSVRETEEKVSAHPSLSKVKMQFSNLDFSGSVIETEQESKLNVSEQLLETLISPSHQAHSICIQSETYKHSNAHLSELPQQPAPELTCASNINDCPRVVKGETSLEASEIKNRNMENLPREAVVKEAQPQALPFLHVVSKDGSTALQWPTELLLFTKTEPCISYGCNPLYFDFRLSLNHRDGKQHETSKEGCKEHSTNKTMDENEASGLIKHKQTSNEQDNQLLKPKKMKDSLNPRKAKQKAKSDIGKEMNKNGQKYISDYLNENIPKVPAYLDVSQKDSMAEKGLHRTTLKRSLRHHFHSCERKKQNIRNESISFSAFMARIKKSKTEQCDLIYSEEKHETQNGCRSIQNFASCSSDISDSGKDSGGSFLSCKSGLNSRHSENEGYENYARCWRFPSPQKSSFDRLSSYSDTSVSSTSSYMSSSSSPTLNNHSRNHSLFCCKRKTKTAERHKCKHRKHNSIFTSDDADKDYLCHTRSHRSRNCTQRGTIKYQKCSRHKVLQHRDGSKHSRCRHRHFGKVHSRSYNDPKSSSTTDSRSSERSSCSRISRESSAGSFSNEYDNYANKTREDTCRDSNINTGKAEIVSNESLNVDSQSKAFATCSSETSTKDVCGRRKSLTAKLLLERVQSKKIQEQAHDSERFANTFGREMKDLSQSHFALQFSSSVDDTAMLPLPEKLLSIGKNDIGQSGSLLEINVKKTKCDDSEITHVALSTGTDYDHCLFKDIVQIGTSYQNPSIKRNTAIKEQSNLFINEVQPFIQSCDPVPNDFPGAFPSKRYSVVANSTETKEELHDVNMDSNRAEGSLDSLCDNAMQKYNDTVDNLEVYSKSISPPLMQQPIMFSPEEVDKYRLLQLQAQQHMQKQLLAKHLQVLPAPGPAAFSATPAVPAIPVQQHATVTTIHHTLLQRFAVSASVHPHGSHLSLAHLHPLSQAHFAPISLSPLAPALIPTHPALLTGHPLHLVSTTPIHPSPLNFSLLPHTAYIPALFAPHLNAATPPAIHPNAIVHPLFQGQDPHHHSCSSQTQQLPTIKEVFGVSSYLN
- the ZNF804B gene encoding zinc finger protein 804B isoform X2, with the translated sequence MCCGCCRPPRIALLLAALGRPLDEPAAGRSLPRFRPLLHAGSRSAGGSAAAAAEERAARPGPRMACYLVISSRHLSNGHYRGIKGVFRGPLCKNGARSPDYAEKEKAAAKALEDVKANFYCELCDKQYHKHQEFDNHINSYDHAHKQRLKDLKQREFARNVASKSWKDEKKQEKALKRLHQLAELRKQSGCIAGSGPTLKTPRLVVEKQQSPDAFFLYKGGKVTTKSQSTTTSTGQSFSSSILEKQQLISRHQSSTERLHVLGNQVSQVFPNSSSASQRAGVSFSFSKKVPLKLESSASVFSENSEEGNDYSESPNHKTKQNLESFRSGVHLEEDVKASLDKGPPIPQDQTNLDNSASNHGAMKPKMLKGNDKCSVRETEEKVSAHPSLSKVKMQFSNLDFSGSVIETEQESKLNVSEQLLETLISPSHQAHSICIQSETYKHSNAHLSELPQQPAPELTCASNINDCPRVVKGETSLEASEIKNRNMENLPREAVVKEAQPQALPFLHVVSKDGSTALQWPTELLLFTKTEPCISYGCNPLYFDFRLSLNHRDGKQHETSKEGCKEHSTNKTMDENEASGLIKHKQTSNEQDNQLLKPKKMKDSLNPRKAKQKAKSDIGKEMNKNGQKYISDYLNENIPKVPAYLDVSQKDSMAEKGLHRTTLKRSLRHHFHSCERKKQNIRNESISFSAFMARIKKSKTEQCDLIYSEEKHETQNGCRSIQNFASCSSDISDSGKDSGGSFLSCKSGLNSRHSENEGYENYARCWRFPSPQKSSFDRLSSYSDTSVSSTSSYMSSSSSPTLNNHSRNHSLFCCKRKTKTAERHKCKHRKHNSIFTSDDADKDYLCHTRSHRSRNCTQRGTIKYQKCSRHKVLQHRDGSKHSRCRHRHFGKVHSRSYNDPKSSSTTDSRSSERSSCSRISRESSAGSFSNEYDNYANKTREDTCRDSNINTGKAEIVSNESLNVDSQSKAFATCSSETSTKDVCGRRKSLTAKLLLERVQSKKIQEQAHDSERFANTFGREMKDLSQSHFALQFSSSVDDTAMLPLPEKLLSIGKNDIGQSGSLLEINVKKTKCDDSEITHVALSTGTDYDHCLFKDIVQIGTSYQNPSIKRNTAIKEQSNLFINEVQPFIQSCDPVPNDFPGAFPSKRYSVVANSTETKEELHDVNMDSNRAEGSLDSLCDNAMQKYNDTVDNLEVYSKSISPPLMQQPIMFSPEEVDKYRLLQLQAQQHMQKQLLAKHLQVLPAPGPAAFSATPAVPAIPVQQHATVTTIHHTLLQRFAVSASVHPHGSHLSLAHLHPLSQAHFAPISLSPLAPALIPTHPALLTGHPLHLVSTTPIHPSPLNFSLLPHTAYIPALFAPHLNAATPPAIHPNAIVHPLFQGQDPHHHSCSSQTQQLPTIKEVFGVSSYLN
- the ZNF804B gene encoding zinc finger protein 804B isoform X1, with the protein product MCCGCCRPPRIALLLAALGRPLDEPAAGRSLPRFRPLLHAGSRSAGGSAAAAAEERAARPGPRMACYLVISSRHLSNGHYRGIKGVFRGPLCKNGARSPVTAASALSPSLAPRTDYAEKEKAAAKALEDVKANFYCELCDKQYHKHQEFDNHINSYDHAHKQRLKDLKQREFARNVASKSWKDEKKQEKALKRLHQLAELRKQSGCIAGSGPTLKTPRLVVEKQQSPDAFFLYKGGKVTTKSQSTTTSTGQSFSSSILEKQQLISRHQSSTERLHVLGNQVSQVFPNSSSASQRAGVSFSFSKKVPLKLESSASVFSENSEEGNDYSESPNHKTKQNLESFRSGVHLEEDVKASLDKGPPIPQDQTNLDNSASNHGAMKPKMLKGNDKCSVRETEEKVSAHPSLSKVKMQFSNLDFSGSVIETEQESKLNVSEQLLETLISPSHQAHSICIQSETYKHSNAHLSELPQQPAPELTCASNINDCPRVVKGETSLEASEIKNRNMENLPREAVVKEAQPQALPFLHVVSKDGSTALQWPTELLLFTKTEPCISYGCNPLYFDFRLSLNHRDGKQHETSKEGCKEHSTNKTMDENEASGLIKHKQTSNEQDNQLLKPKKMKDSLNPRKAKQKAKSDIGKEMNKNGQKYISDYLNENIPKVPAYLDVSQKDSMAEKGLHRTTLKRSLRHHFHSCERKKQNIRNESISFSAFMARIKKSKTEQCDLIYSEEKHETQNGCRSIQNFASCSSDISDSGKDSGGSFLSCKSGLNSRHSENEGYENYARCWRFPSPQKSSFDRLSSYSDTSVSSTSSYMSSSSSPTLNNHSRNHSLFCCKRKTKTAERHKCKHRKHNSIFTSDDADKDYLCHTRSHRSRNCTQRGTIKYQKCSRHKVLQHRDGSKHSRCRHRHFGKVHSRSYNDPKSSSTTDSRSSERSSCSRISRESSAGSFSNEYDNYANKTREDTCRDSNINTGKAEIVSNESLNVDSQSKAFATCSSETSTKDVCGRRKSLTAKLLLERVQSKKIQEQAHDSERFANTFGREMKDLSQSHFALQFSSSVDDTAMLPLPEKLLSIGKNDIGQSGSLLEINVKKTKCDDSEITHVALSTGTDYDHCLFKDIVQIGTSYQNPSIKRNTAIKEQSNLFINEVQPFIQSCDPVPNDFPGAFPSKRYSVVANSTETKEELHDVNMDSNRAEGSLDSLCDNAMQKYNDTVDNLEVYSKSISPPLMQQPIMFSPEEVDKYRLLQLQAQQHMQKQLLAKHLQVLPAPGPAAFSATPAVPAIPVQQHATVTTIHHTLLQRFAVSASVHPHGSHLSLAHLHPLSQAHFAPISLSPLAPALIPTHPALLTGHPLHLVSTTPIHPSPLNFSLLPHTAYIPALFAPHLNAATPPAIHPNAIVHPLFQGQDPHHHSCSSQTQQLPTIKEVFGVSSYLN